The following coding sequences lie in one Pseudobacteroides sp. genomic window:
- a CDS encoding helix-turn-helix transcriptional regulator, with product MAYFSERLKMLRNEKGLSQSSLGKEIDTPRTTISSWEYDNRPPDLFTAVKLANFFKVSLDYISGLSDSRNPEYSQKVTGNLLNAIDSDASLRESINKLLTSTEFKKLMMQVQDYPEEKIRKIIQVLKIIEEP from the coding sequence ATGGCTTACTTTTCGGAACGCCTTAAAATGCTTCGAAATGAAAAAGGGCTATCTCAGAGCAGTTTGGGGAAAGAAATAGATACACCCAGAACAACAATTTCGTCCTGGGAGTATGACAACAGACCGCCTGATCTTTTCACAGCTGTTAAACTGGCAAATTTTTTTAAAGTTTCACTTGATTATATCTCTGGTTTATCAGATAGTAGAAATCCAGAGTATTCACAGAAAGTTACAGGTAATTTACTAAATGCAATTGATTCTGATGCCAGCTTGCGAGAAAGCATAAACAAATTATTGACAAGTACTGAGTTTAAAAAATTAATGATGCAAGTGCAAGATTATCCTGAAGAAAAGATCAGGAAAATAATACAGGTATTAAAAATAATCGAAGAGCCGTAA